The sequence below is a genomic window from Acanthochromis polyacanthus isolate Apoly-LR-REF ecotype Palm Island chromosome 14, KAUST_Apoly_ChrSc, whole genome shotgun sequence.
GCAAAACATAAGTTTCACAAGATTATGTACAACACTATTCGTACATGTAATCTCACAAATAGTGAAAAGTTCATGAATGCCTTTACTTGTCAAGATTCTTTTTGAGGAAGATTAATTGATCAACATGATCATGTTGCAGTACACTGTGTTGTACTGAGACAATGTCTCCTGCAGTGCTGAATACTCTCTCTGATGCCACACTGGTGGCTGGTATACAGAggtattttttttgcatgagcTGACAGTAGTGGTAGGTCCACTTGtgctttccaccactgtagTGGGTTGTCATTCAGGGGCAAAGGAATATGCTCTCTGTACCGCACTGGCTTTGGCCTTTGAAGATATTGCcgttgctgctgttttcacttCATATATGTCTCCCAAAAGCTGGCCCAGTGctgcacttttctttttctttttgcaaggAGGGGCTGCATCTGAAATACAAGACAACTTCTGTAAATAACTGATTTTGCTGTCATGAATTAAGTTTTCTGTCACTTCAAGATTACCATTTATTTATCTACTTATAAATCAGAAaggattggaaaaaaaaaaacaacccacgTTTTGGATCATCCTGGATCTGGGGGACTGACTATGTTGTTGTCTTGATCTCCATGTGCACCGTTTCTCTGAGCTGGATTTGTCCACACTGGATCCGCCTGAACTGGATGTCCCTGATTGTTGGTCGTCTCTGCttccttgtaaaaaaaaaaaaaaagaaaatgtaaaagacaTAGCATTTCAATGTTATCAATGATAAACAGATAACACTGATAACAGTTAAATTAACTGGTAAACAGTTTGTGATAACATGAAATATAGTTTATACTGACAGTAAATTCATGTAGTAACACAAGTCACACAATACAACTATTGTCATATCACAATATTCTTAGTAAAATTCTTCACACAATATGGTTGATCACTCTTTTACTCTACTCTTAGCAACTGAAATAAGATCATGCCCCCTGTTGTAAgatttaacatttgttttcttatttatagACATATTATCAAAGCACAATGTTAGAATACACTGTActcatttattgtatttgaaATGAATTAGTGTTTAGTGTTGGTATACTTCGTTATACAGGACTGCTGCTTCCGCTGCCATATTTGTGAAGATCTTCTCGGCATCATGATTACTCAGGAATGGCAATGTTTTGAAGCGAGGGTCCAGAGCAGATGCAGTGTAGAGGAGGTCATGGAGGTGTGTGTACCGCTTCTCAGCGTCATTCTTAAAAGCCTTTTTCATCTCTGTCATGAGTGATGTGTCTTCATCAGAAGCCTCAAAGTGCTTTAGAAGTTTGGATCTGAGTGGGGCAGTCATTGAGATGGTGGGTTGTTCGTCTTCGCACATGATGGTGGTCACAGCTTTGAAAGGAGACATCACTTTGACAATGTCTTCAGCATTGCAGATGTCATTCTCCTTACGAGTGTTCATCTCCTCCCCTTTTCTGAGCTCCCTTGACAGAAGTGTGGCAAAGACTGCAGGTTGCTGCTCTAGAAAGCGCTCCAACATGTCCAATGAGCTATTCCAACGGGTGGGCACATCATGGATGAGCTTGTGTGATGGTGACGCCAGTTGCTGTTGTTTCTCCCTTAGGATTTCAGCTCCCCTTATGTTACGGTGCAAAAATCCAACCACCTTCCTCACCTTTCCAAGCAGCCTTGCAGCAGTATCCACTTGAAAAGCTTTCTGGGAGGCCAGATTTAATGTGTGAGCAAAGCAGGGAAGATGAGGGGCCATCTCTGCTTCCACACCAGCTAGAATCATGTTTCTAGCATTATCAGTTACCAGGACTGGTTCTTTATCAGCAATGTCCCAGTTCACACAGGCTTCTTTCAGCAAAACACCTATATTTTTACCTGTATGGGACTCATTGAATACTCGTGTCTGTAAGACGTCACTCTTAACTCCCAACCAGGGGTGATGTGGTGAGCTGTAATGGTCACAAATGAGTCCATAGCACATGAAGTCCAAGAGTCAGTAGTTATTGCCACCCCCTCTGCAGTGGACAGTTGTTCCTTAACTTTGCTCTTAACTTTAGCATACAACTCTGGCACGCACTTGTTGGTGAAATGTTGCCTACTTGGTATCTTATACCTCGGCTCTAGCGCGTGTAACATGTCACGAAATCCATCATTTTCAACGACACTATAGGGTCTTAAGTCCTTGGCAATGAATCTGGCCTTTCTGGGAGGCCAGATTTAATGTGTGAGCAAAGCAGGGAAGATGAGGGGCCATCTCTGCTTCCACACCAGCTAGAATCATGTTTCTAGCATTATCAGTTACCAGGACTGGTTCTTTATCAGCAATGTCCCAGTTCACACAGGCTTCTTTCAGCAAAACACCTATATTTTTACCTGTATGGGACTCATTGAATACTCGTGTCTGTAAGACGTCACTCTTAACTCCCAACCAGGGGTGATGTGGTGAGCTGTAATGGTCACAAATGAGTCCATAGCACATGAAGTCCAAGAGTCAGTAGTTATTGCCACCCCCTCTGCAGTGGACAGTTGTTCCTTAACTTTGCTCTTAACTTTAGCATACAACTCTGGCACGCACTTGTTGGTGAAATGTTGCCTACTTGGTATCTTATACCTCGGCTCTAGCGCGTGTAACATGTCACGAAATCCATCATTTTCAACGACACTATAGGGTCTTAAGTCCTTGGCAATGAATCTGGCCTTTCTGGGAGGCCAGATTTAATGTGTGAGCAAAGCAGGGAAGATGAGGGGCCATCTCTGCTTCCACACCAGCTAGAATCATGTTTCTAGCATTATCAGTTACCAGGACTGGTTCTTTATCAGCAATGTCCCAGTTCACACAGGCTTCTTTCAGCAAAACACCTATATTTTTACCTGTATGGGACTCATTGAATACTCGTGTCTGTAAGACGTCACTCTTAACTCCCAACCAGGGGTGATGTGGTGAGCTGTAATGGTCACAAATGAGTCCATAGCACATGAAGTCCAAGAGTCAGTAGTTATTGCCACCCCCTCTGCAGTGGACAGTTGTTCCTTAACTTTGCTCTTAACTTTAGCATACAACTCTGGCACGCACTTGTTGGTGAAATGTTGCCTACTTGGTATCTTATACCTCGGCTCTAGCGCGTGTAACATGTCACGAAATCCATCATTTTCAACGACACTATAGGGTCTTAAGTCCTTGGCAATGAAGCGGGCTATTGATGCCATGATTACCTTGGACCT
It includes:
- the LOC127537126 gene encoding E3 SUMO-protein ligase ZBED1-like, which produces MCYGLICDHYSSPHHPWLGVKSDVLQTRVFNESHTGKNIGVLLKEACVNWDIADKEPVLVTDNARNMILAGVEAEMAPHLPCFAHTLNLASQKAFQVDTAARLLGKVRKVVGFLHRNIRGAEILREKQQQLASPSHKLIHDVPTRWNSSLDMLERFLEQQPAVFATLLSRELRKGEEMNTRKENDICNAEDIVKVMSPFKAVTTIMCEDEQPTISMTAPLRSKLLKHFEASDEDTSLMTEMKKAFKNDAEKRYTHLHDLLYTASALDPRFKTLPFLSNHDAEKIFTNMAAEAAVLYNEEAETTNNQGHPVQADPVWTNPAQRNGAHGDQDNNIVSPPDPG